One stretch of Arachis duranensis cultivar V14167 chromosome 1, aradu.V14167.gnm2.J7QH, whole genome shotgun sequence DNA includes these proteins:
- the LOC110275722 gene encoding uncharacterized protein LOC110275722, giving the protein MEKGKAIAQSSRIYKHKDADVDEEYFDEGDDDMVGTISIIPTEYLGECKGNPEEDYDQEDEEAFSFIRIEDEPGFFLRPTERQISHLRPFHIVAVVNGFKINKVLIDGGSVISLLPERMLGKLGKHFGELVPTNIAVTDFSGNSTPAKGLVTLTVKVGSPKRHSVFVVVPSKASYNALLGRDWIHEVGAVPSTVHQSVLLWTKEGKPEIVKADSSLYAEQMHVDFRIYNRCYLTSEGLSVKLRNPDIPFELTALKPNARPVKQTPRRFAPEINVKIKEEIERLAKAKFIQKARYVEWVSNIVPVMKENGKLRVYNDFRDLYNATPKDEYFIPIADMLIDSAAGNEILSFMDGYSGYNQIFIAEDDVAKTAFRCPGALGTYEWVVGA; this is encoded by the exons ATGgaaaaagggaaggcaattgctcaGTCCTCTAGGATATATAAACATAAGGACGCTGATGTTGATGAGGAATATTTCGACGAAGGTGATGATGATATGGTAGGGACGATTTCAATAATTCCTACTGAGTATCTTGGAGAGTGCAAAGGTAATCCGGAGGAGGATTATGATCAGGAGGATGAAGAGGCTTTCTCTTTTATTCGCATAGAAGATGAACCAGGGTTTTTTCTTCGCCCTACTGAGAGACAAATATCTCATTTGCGTCCCTTTCACATTGTTGCTGTTGTGAATGGGTTCAAAATAAACAAAGTATTGATTGATGGTGGGTCAGTGATAAGTCTCTTGCCTGAGAGGATGCTAGGGAAATTAGGGAAGCATTTTGGAGAGTTGGTCCCTACAAACATTGCtgtgactgattttagtggtAATTCTACGCCAGCTAAAGGGTTGGTCACATTGACGGTGAAAGTGGGGTCTCCGAAAAGACATTCTGTATTTGTGGTAGTGCCATCAAAGGCTAGTTATAACGCCTTACTTGGGAGAGATTGGATCCATGAAGTAGGTGCTGTACCATCTACAGTGCATCAGAGTGTGCTTCTATGGACTAAAGAAGGCAAGCCTGAAATCGTCAAAGCAGATTCGAGTCTTTATGCCGAACAGATGCATGTCGATTTTAGGATATATAATC GGTGCTACTTGACTTCAGAAGGACTGTCGGTGAAGTTGCGCAATCCAGATATACCCTTCGAGCTGACGG CATTGAAACCTAATGCTCGACCTGTGAAACAAACCCCAAGACGTTTTGCTCCTGAAATCaatgtaaaaattaaagaagagatagAACGCTTAGCCAAAGCAAAATTTATTCAAAAGGCTCGTTATGTGGAGTGGGTGTCGAATATTGTTCCAGTGATGAAGGAAAATGGAAAATTGAGGGTATATAACGATTTTCGAGATTTGTATAATGCTACTCCAAAGGATGAATATTTCATACCAATTGCGGATATGTTAATCGATTCTGCAGCAGGAAATGAAATCCTTAGTTTCATGGACGGTTattcgggatataaccaaattttTATTGCGGAAGATGATGTGGCTAAAACTGCTTTCCGTTGTCCTGGAGCGTTGGGGACGTATGAGTGGGTggttggtgcatga